In Heterodontus francisci isolate sHetFra1 unplaced genomic scaffold, sHetFra1.hap1 HAP1_SCAFFOLD_51_2, whole genome shotgun sequence, a single window of DNA contains:
- the LOC137363020 gene encoding histone H2A-like — protein sequence MAGRGKTGGKARAKAKSRSSRAGLQFPVGRVHRLLRKGNYAERVGAGAPVDLAAVLEYLTAEILELAGNAARDNKKTRIIPRHLQLAVRNDEELNKLLGGVTIAHGGVLPNMQAVLLPK from the coding sequence atggctGGAAGAggtaagaccggcgggaaagctcgggccaaggccaagtctcgctcctcccgggctggactgcagttcccggtgggccgtgttcacaggctcctgagaaagggtaactatgctgagcgtgtgggtgccggagccccggtcgatctggctgctgtgctcgagtatctgaccgctgaaatcctcgagctggccggtaacgcggcccgggacaacaagaagacccgcatcattcccagacacctgcagctggccgtccgcaacgacgaggagctcaacaagctgctgggtggggtgactatcgctcatggcggggtgctgccgaatatgcaggccgtgctgctgcccaag
- the LOC137363035 gene encoding histone H2A-like has translation MSGRGKTGRKARSKAKSRSSRAGLQFPVGRVHRRLRKGNYAEGVGAGAPVYLAAVLEYLTAEILELAGNAARDNRKTRIIPRHLQLAIRNNEELNKLMGDVTIAQGGVLPNIQAVLLP, from the coding sequence atgtctggaagaggaaagaccggcaggaaagctcggtccaaggccaagtctcgctcctcccgggctggactgcagttcccggtgggccgtgttcacaggcgcctgagaaagggcaactatgctgagggtgtgggtgctggagccccggtctatcttgctgctgtgctcgagtacctgaccgctgaaatcctcgagctggccggtaacgcggccagggacaacaggaagacccgcatcatccccagacacctgcagctggccatccgcaacaacgaggagctcaacaagctgatgggagacgtgaccatcgctcagggcggggtgctgcctaatatccaggctgtgctgctgccc